The genomic segment GTAATgctctaaattttgttttcttttgtcctATACTTCGATTTGGAACAGATATTACAATGTTACTATCCACATAGGACAACCACCACGACCTTATTACCTTGATCTTGATACTGGTAGTGATCTCACTTGGCTCCAGTGTGATGCTCCTTGTGTTCGTTGCTTGGAGgtaagataataattttcatcttCGATTATCTTTTTCTCTAGATCCATTGTCATAGTTTCGTCTAGCGAATTCACGAAACCGTTTTTGGTCTCAGGCGCCTCATCCACTATACCAGCCTAGTAGCGATCTTATTCCTTGCAATGATCCACTGTGTAAGGCGTTGCATTTGAATGATAACCAGAGAAGTGAGGCTCCAGAACAATGTGACTATGAGGTTGAGTATGCTGATGGAGGATCTTCTCTTGGTGTTCTTGTTAGAGATGTCTTCTCTTTGAACTATACAAAGGGTCTCCGGCTCACTCCCCGTCTTGCTCTAgggtatatatatctatttctACATTCTTGAACCGACAATGTTCAAATTGATTTAAGCAATTGTAGTTCCTAGCAAGCCCTCAATGGAGTTTTCTGTGCAACAGATGCGGATACGATCAAATCCCAGGGGTTTCGAGTCATCATCCTCTAGATGGAGTACTAGGACTTGGTAGGGGGAAAGTAAGCATTCTGTCACAGCTTCATAGCCAAGGTTATGTCAAGAATGTTATTGGTCATTGCCTAAGCAGTTTAGGCGGAGGAATCCTCTTTTTTGGCAACGATCTTTATGATTCTTCAAGAGTTTCTTGGACACCAATGTCGCGTGAATACTCGTAATTATAtagctcttctctttctttttttatctttgacCCGGTCAccttattctctctttttgctATAATCTTGCAACTTTCTTTTTCAGAAAACACTACTCTCCTGCAATGGGAGGGGAACTTCTATTCGGGGGAAGAACAACGGGACTGAAGAATCTATTAACAGTCTTTGACAGTGGAAGTTCTTACACATACTTCAATTCCAAGGCGTACCAAGCcgttacatatttggtaaggAACTTGCTGTAACCTTGGACTATAAAGAGCGAAGAGACCAATTTTTCATCaagtctttttttgttatttttccgTAGCTAAAGAGAGAACTAAGCGGAAAACCGTTGAAAGAAGCACGTGACGATCACACACTACCTCTATGCTGGCAAGGACGAAGACCGTTAATGAACATTGAAGAAGTCAAGAAGTATTTCAAGCCTCTAGCTCTTAGCTTCAAAACAAGCTGGAGATCAAAATCTCTGTTTGAGATACCCCCAGAAGCTTATCTAATCATTTCTGTAAGCAATTTCTCTATCCTGTTTCCCATCCGTTCCACGACCTTGTGTTCTTTTGTACATTGCTAAAAACTGGTTTATTAAAACGTCGCAGATGAAAGGGAATGTATGCTTAGGAATCTTGAATGGCACAGAAATTGGTCTACAGAACTTAAACCTCATCGGCGGTATAGTCTTTAACACTACCATTGGCAATTTCCGGATCTTGACGTTTCGAGTATTATAGACATATTAATTCCCTTTTGCCTCTCTTTGAATCGACAGATATATCAATGCAAGATCAGATGATAATCTACGATAACGAGAAACAATCAATCGGATGGTTCCCAGCGGATTGCGATGAACTTGCTTCACTAAAAGCTGCTCAAGTATTTGAATATTGAGACATGTTTTTACATTGTTTGGACAAAAAGCTGATAGTTGTAATTAGACTATGAGACATGTTGCAATTGTAATACTCCGAGTCCGGTGAACCTTGTTCTTTCACTATTTGGTTTAACTTGGTCGGATCACACATCctatgatttatttattacaaagtgactttaaataaaaataaaaatatgatttttgataaattactcgaaataaaaatcacaactttACGGTCAAAACTTACCACACAATATCTCCGGCCGGCGAATTCACTTAGCTCACACTCTCTGAAGCAGCACCCAAGAGAAaggttctctctttcttctctcttcgaTGGCTTTCTCCTACTCTTTAACTTCTCCTTCACCAAATTCGACTCTCTCATGTTCCAATATCCATCAATTTCTCAACCCGTCTTCGTCGTTTCCCGTCTCGTTATCTGTCTCATCTCCGAAGACCACCCGCCGTCTTCGTCTCGTTATCACCTCCGCGGTGAATCCGCAAACGGGACAGCCGACGAAGAAGGCCTCAACGGGTACTGGTGGTGGCAATAGTAATAGTAGCACGAACAAGAAACGTAAGAAAAAGGGGAAAACTGCGAAACCTGTGGACGATTGGGAATTGAGAGATGCAGATGgttttgaagaagatgatgattcttcttcttcgaggtCTCTAGCAACGTTTAACTCTCCTCCTACCATACCTAAACCACCTGCTGGGTTTGTGATTGATGAAACTGGTAGGGTTCTTATGGCCTCTAAGAAGCGAATCGCCACTGTGGTGAGTCAATAGTTTCACTTTGGTTTTGGACTTGGATAAGTATTTGGGAAAAGGAGAATctaaaaggtttttgttttggtacagATTGATTCAACAAACAGTAGCCCTTTGGATTGTGTGATAAGAAGAGTATTTACTAGTAGTAAAGGAGAGGATTGTATGCTTCTTTGCCCTGTTGATACGTGAGTAATTTCTGTTTTTCTATCTTTCTCTTATCAGTTTAGCAACTTCTTCTTTCctgtttgattgattgattcattcCTTGCTTCAGGCCAGTTCAGATTTTGAAGAGCACAAATATTGATGGATGGTCAGCTGTAAGTTCTCTCCTCCATGATACTTTCTCTCATTCGTTGTTTCAGGACTGCACATAGCCTAGTGTAGAGAGTCCTTTTGGG from the Camelina sativa cultivar DH55 chromosome 12, Cs, whole genome shotgun sequence genome contains:
- the LOC109124553 gene encoding uncharacterized protein LOC109124553 — protein: MAFSYSLTSPSPNSTLSCSNIHQFLNPSSSFPVSLSVSSPKTTRRLRLVITSAVNPQTGQPTKKASTGTGGGNSNSSTNKKRKKKGKTAKPVDDWELRDADGFEEDDDSSSSRSLATFNSPPTIPKPPAGFVIDETGRVLMASKKRIATVIDSTNSSPLDCVIRRVFTSSKGEDCMLLCPVDTPVQILKSTNIDGWSAVSDEEVESLLPAAAYALAKIHMHLVHSGFCYTARGGFCYTEDNVFDFRTDDGQDVEGLPTEGIEITCFHLDGSHYMVYTPSDPLLFVAAKDQDGLLQIADDELLDDPAVISAIDEETEFNALVEEEAALLESLLGERI
- the LOC104729909 gene encoding aspartic proteinase Asp1; this encodes MEKMNVRFMIVLMVMSLVLGFSSAVDFRWRKTAGFSDRFARAVSSVVFPVHGNVYPLGYYNVTIHIGQPPRPYYLDLDTGSDLTWLQCDAPCVRCLEAPHPLYQPSSDLIPCNDPLCKALHLNDNQRSEAPEQCDYEVEYADGGSSLGVLVRDVFSLNYTKGLRLTPRLALGCGYDQIPGVSSHHPLDGVLGLGRGKVSILSQLHSQGYVKNVIGHCLSSLGGGILFFGNDLYDSSRVSWTPMSREYSKHYSPAMGGELLFGGRTTGLKNLLTVFDSGSSYTYFNSKAYQAVTYLLKRELSGKPLKEARDDHTLPLCWQGRRPLMNIEEVKKYFKPLALSFKTSWRSKSLFEIPPEAYLIISMKGNVCLGILNGTEIGLQNLNLIGDISMQDQMIIYDNEKQSIGWFPADCDELASLKAAQVFEY